The Chryseobacterium oranimense genome contains the following window.
TTGCTTAATAACGGTTTCATTGGTAGATTTTAATTGCTTTCCCATTTATATCCGGTTCCGTATACCGTTTTCAGGTAATGTTCGCACCCTGCATCGTATAGTTTCTTCTTTAGATTTTTTACATGGGCATATACAAAATCATGATTATCCAGCATATCTGCAAAATCGCCGGAAAGATGTTCTGCCAAGGTACTTTTGGAGATTACCTTGTTTTTGTTTCCAATAAAATAGATCAGCAGATCAAACTCTTTTTTGGTGAGGATGATCGTTTTATTGTGGATGCTTACAGATTTTGCCAAAAGATCAATCTGCAGTTCATTTTGCTTTATAATATTGGAATTGTTAAACTGTTTTCTCCGGATAACAGAATAAATTCTTGCCATCAGTTCGGAAAGGTGGAAAGGTTTGGTAAGATAATCGTCGGCGCCTAGCTGTAAGCCTTTTATTTTATCATCCAAAGCATTTTTTGCAGAAATAATGATGACGCCATCCTGTTTATTCTGTTTTTTTAATTCTTCGAGAATCGTAAGTCCGTTTCCGCCTGGAAGCATAATATCAAGCAAGATGCAATCGTAGTTAAAAGTCTCTATCTTGTCCATCGCCTCACCGAATGTTTCTGCAAACTCACATAGATAGCTTTCTCCTGAAAGATATTCGGAGATACTTTTTGCCAGTTCCTTTTCGTCTTCAATGATGAGGATTTTCATGTTGCTAATTTATACATTCAATTTTGAAGAAATTCTGAATTGAAGATAAAAATAAATAGGTATATATTTTTTGCCTTCATTATTGTGGTAAACAATTTAATTCATAAAAAAAACCGCTCTGAAAAGAGCGGTTATACTTTTACTGTTTAATTTCTAGCAGGTAGATCCGCATGAAAGCAACTGGATATGCACTACTCCGTTGATCACACACTGTACATTGCACAATGTAGTGCCTACAAGCTGCCCTGTAGCATTTACTGCGCCACCAACGGTATTGCCTACTCCGGTTACGACACCTCCAACGATAGTGCCCACGCCGCCTACTGCTCCGGTAACTACTCCGCCCAGACCTCCGATAACACCGCCGATGTTATCGAATATTCCGTTACCTGAAATTGTTTTCAATTCGTTTCTGTTCAATTTTTTTAAGTTTTTCATGATAATAAATTTTTTTTGTGATTATTACATCACTAATTTATGAATAATTATAATATAAACATAGTTTATAATAAAATATTTTTATGATTTAATATTTTGTTATTATAAATGATATTTTGTGTTCATATGTTATGTTTAGCTTTAATAAGATAACAAACTCCTAAAGCCGTTTGATCATGAAAACAAAGCTCCCGGCAAATAATTACCGGGAGCTGTTTAAACAAGATTTATAGTTTTAAGCCGGACAGATAGGATATCCTCCGCCTGGGCATTTCAGATTACAGTCTCTCATGACATATCCGCCATTGGCTAATCTGCAAACACCTAGGGTACCACCGGCAATAGTTTTCAGTTGTTCTCTTGAAAGAACTTTTCTGTTTTCTAATTTTTTCATAAATAATTTTTTTGATTGATAATAGTTTTAAGATGATACAAAGCTCTGTTATAGCTAAATTAAACAATTATTTCACTATAGCAAGAAAAATTAAAAAATATTAACCGTTAATAATCAATAACATACAATGTTAAAAATGTTATTTTGTATTAATTTAATTGAAAAAAAACTATCCATTAAAAGCATATTATTTTAATTTACGCTGAATATCTTTATTGCGTTTAAAATTTACATAGTAATAATTTAGAAACAGATTCCTCGAACTTTTATTTGCTTTATTCAAAATCAATTGAGCCTCTTAATAAGAAGGTTGGCTTAATTTTAGATTAGGAATAATTAATTATTGTTATTAAATATGTAATGAGTAACAATCAAAATTATGACTTATGGAAAGGTTTAAAAAAATAATTTTGAAGATTCTGAAATGGACAGGAATTTCAATAGCATCAATTCTGTTTTTAATGTTTATTCTTCCCATTCTGTTTCCGGGGACCATTTCTCAGCAGGTAAAAATATTTGCCAACAAGCACCTTGCGGGAAAACTCGATTACAAGAAAACCCATCTTACTTTTTTCCGGCACTTCCCTTCCCTTACGGTTTCTGTGGACAACCTTGTTTTGCAGGGCTCAAAACCTTTCCAAAATGACACCTTACTTACAGCAAGAGAAGTTGCAGTGGGAATTAATCTGAAAAACCTGATCTTCAACCGAGAAGTAAAAATCGATGAAATTTATGTCACCGACGCCAATGCCAATGTTTTTGTAAACACAAAAGGAGAAGCCAATTATAATGTATATGTTTCAAAACCTTCAGGAAAACCCAAAGACAGCACAGAAACCGGAGCCTCTATAAAGCTGGATCTTATTAAATTTAAAAACTGGAATATAAAATATAATGACCACTCCGCCAGGGTCCTTGTTGATGCCAAAGGCTTGGATTATACCGGAAAAGGAGGCTTAAGCCAGGATATTTTTGATCTTCAGACCAATCTTGATATCAATAAGGTAGATTTCAGCCTGAACAGGATCTATTACGCCAAACAGAAAACCTTACATGCGGACCTGATCACCAGAATCAACACCAATGCCCTGACTTTTGTCCTGAAAAAAAATGAATTAAGAATCAATGAACTGCCTTTAAAATTTATTGGCTTTATCAGTATTTTGAAAGAC
Protein-coding sequences here:
- a CDS encoding response regulator transcription factor — encoded protein: MKILIIEDEKELAKSISEYLSGESYLCEFAETFGEAMDKIETFNYDCILLDIMLPGGNGLTILEELKKQNKQDGVIIISAKNALDDKIKGLQLGADDYLTKPFHLSELMARIYSVIRRKQFNNSNIIKQNELQIDLLAKSVSIHNKTIILTKKEFDLLIYFIGNKNKVISKSTLAEHLSGDFADMLDNHDFVYAHVKNLKKKLYDAGCEHYLKTVYGTGYKWESN
- a CDS encoding bacteriocin-like protein, which encodes MKNLKKLNRNELKTISGNGIFDNIGGVIGGLGGVVTGAVGGVGTIVGGVVTGVGNTVGGAVNATGQLVGTTLCNVQCVINGVVHIQLLSCGSTC